One Danio rerio strain Tuebingen ecotype United States chromosome 9, GRCz12tu, whole genome shotgun sequence genomic region harbors:
- the kbtbd7 gene encoding kelch repeat and BTB domain-containing protein 7 codes for MASVNSFGGPEELEDTNHALSLMKEMKLFYDSQLLVDVTIEVEPDTETAERSVSSGAGKVFQCSRNILAAASPYFKSMFTGGLYESTQRKVTIHDVDADSMAVIIDYCYTGKVTITESNVQRLYAAANMLQLEYIRQACANFMTRRLDLSNCAGILKFADTFDNLELKREAQAFIAKNFVQLGASVKELCELDQRQIKEILMLDSLDVDCERKVCSFAVQWIESNLHENSEDALQVLKCVRWSLFSEKDRVYLDGLKSKPFIKKYLSNILDGACSEQSGTISLSVHAAKQRIGKSAKEMVLFLGRPNQPIMCYDPYVEDIYSMASPVINLTSQNFKRSPMETFLVCTTPENNLYLASQLSKHFWVYNPLLDCWQELAERLLGRMQSYIGYLNGHLYILGGRDPVSDARLKEVECYSIQRNQWVFVAPLPHSLGKMQVVTVNERLYVVNKRRMLCYEPKKNHWLQRASLKRSKLHNACVFQEQIICLCDIPVVKAYNPVRGEWRRIGDIPIDSCALNYQVVQHSSKLLLLTIAVVHHNKNRLVIHEYDPTRDSWKNVSTLLGSFFGSISLSTRLYTACLGSGRKFVLEEDDDSGSSADWDFDGLTDADSDSGSSSSFSDENW; via the coding sequence ATGGCTTCAGTGAACAGCTTCGGTGGTCCGGAGGAACTTGAGGACACGAATCACGCTCTAAGTTTGATGAAAGAGATGAAATTATTCTACGACTCGCAGCTGTTAGTGGACGTGACCATAGAAGTGGAGCCTGACACCGAAACAGCAGAGCGAAGTGTTTCCTCTGGTGCTGGAAAAGTGTTCCAGTGTAGCAGGAATATACTGGCAGCAGCGAGCCCTTATTTTAAGAGCATGTTTACAGGAGGACTGTACGAGAGCACGCAGAGAAAGGTCACCATTCACGACGTGGACGCCGATTCGATGGCGGTCATAATTGATTACTGCTACACTGGCAAAGTGACAATCACTGAAAGCAACGTGCAGAGGCTTTATGCAGCTGCAAACATGCTGCAGCTGGAGTACATCCGGCAAGCCTGTGCTAACTTCATGACAAGAAGGCTGGACCTTTCTAACTGTGCAGGGATTTTGAAGTTTGCTGACACCTTTGACAATCTGGAGTTGAAGAGAGAAGCTCAGGCATTCATCGCAAAGAACTTTGTCCAGCTTGGTGCCAGCGTGAAAGAGCTTTGTGAGCTGGACCAGAGGCAGATTAAAGAGATCCTCATGCTGGATTCTTTGGATGTGGACTGTGAGCGTAAAGTGTGCTCATTCGCAGTACAGTGGATTGAAAGTAATTTACATGAAAATTCAGAAGATGCGCTGCAGGTCCTTAAATGTGTGCGGTGGTCTTTGTTTTCAGAGAAAGACAGGGTTTATCTTGATGGCCTTAAATCAAAGCCTTTTATAAAGAAATATCTTTCCAATATTTTAGATGGGGCTTGCAGTGAGCAGAGCGGTACGATTTCACTGAGTGTACATGCTGCTAAACAAAGAATCGGCAAGAGTGCAAAAGAAATGGTGCTATTCCTCGGACGGCCAAATCAACCCATCATGTGCTatgacccctatgtggaggacatCTATTCCATGGCATCCCCGGTCATTAACCTCACCAGTCAGAACTTCAAACGTTCCCCTATGGAGACCTTTTTGGTCTGCACCACACCAGAAAACAATCTGTATCTCGCCTCACAGCTGTCCAAGCACTTTTGGGTCTACAATCCCTTGTTGGATTGTTGGCAGGAGCTTGCAGAAAGACTTCTTGGAAGAATGCAGTCCTACATCGGCTACCTCAATGGTCACCTGTATATTTTGGGTGGCAGAGATCCAGTATCGGATGCCAGGCTTAAGGAAGTAGAATGCTACAGCATTCAAAGGAATCAGTGGGTTTTTGTGGCCCCTTTGCCTCATTCCTTGGGAAAGATGCAGGTTGTGACAGTTAATGAACGCCTTTATGTGGTAAACAAGAGGAGGATGCTGTGCTACGAGCCAAAGAAAAACCACTGGCTCCAGCGGGCCTCTCTGAAGCGCAGTAAACTCCACAATGCCTGTGTCTTCCAAGAGCAGATTATCTGTTTGTGCGATATTCCTGTCGTCAAAGCATATAACCCAGTTCGTGGAGAATGGAGGCGGATCGGAGACATTCCTATTGACAGCTGTGCTCTCAACTATCAAGTTGTGCAACACAGCAGCAAACTGCTGCTTTTAACTATAGCAGTTGTTCATCACAACAAAAACAGGCTTGTTATACATGAATATGATCCCACTCGCGACTCATGGAAAAATGTTTCCACCCTCTTAGGATCTTTCTTCGGATCCATAAGTCTCTCCACCCGGTTGTATACTGCATGTTTGGGGTCTGGTCGGAAATTTGTTTTGGAGGAGGATGACGACAGCGGCTCCAGCGCTGACTGGGACTTTGATGGACTGACTGACGCAGACTCGGACTCCGGCAGCTCAAGCTCTTTTTCGGATGAGAACTGGTAG
- the zgc:101559 gene encoding ras-related protein Rab-33B-like isoform X1 has product MAIENTTGSNEFATIYTRESLANDSCQEYDGPQARVFKIIVIGDSNVGKTCLTYRFCGGKFLSNPEATIGVDFRERTLQLDGENIKLQIWDTAGQERFRKSMVEHYYRNVHAIIFVYDVTSLASFESLPEWIEECNHHSVPPMVPRILVGNKCDLRESREVSTFLAQRLADSYNFPLFETSARDLAEKEHVDAIFLTLAYRLKNHKPLRLKQPSESNFIQLAAEQEEKTPCYC; this is encoded by the exons ATGGCAATAGAAAACACAACGGGCAGCAATGAATTCGCGACGATTTACACCAGAGAGAGTCTCGCGAATGACTCGTGTCAGGAATATGATGGTCCTCAGGCGAGGGTCTTTAAGATAATAGTCATTGGGGATTCAAATGTTGGAAAAACCTGCCTAACGTACCGGTTTTGCGGTGGTAAATTTCTCAGCAATCCCGAGGCAACAATTGGTGTAGATTTCAGAGAGAGGACCCTGCAACTTGATGGGGAAAACATAAAG TTGCAGATCTGGGACACGGCTGGTCAGGAGCGTTTCAGGAAGAGTATGGTGGAGCATTACTACCGAAATGTCCATGCCATCATCTTCGTCTACGATGTGACCAGTCTGGCTTCATTTGAGAGTCTGCCGGAGTGGATTGAGGAGTGCAACCATCACTCAGTTCCTCCCATGGTCCCCCGCATCCTAGTTGGGAACAAATGTGACTTAAGAGAAAGCAGAGAAGTATCTACGTTTTTAGCTCAGCGACTGGCTGATAGCTACAACTTTCCCCTTTTTGAGACGTCTGCAAGAGACCTTGCAGAAAAAGAGCACGTAGATGCCATTTTCCTCACGTTGGCCTACAGGCTGAAGAATCACAAGCCGTTGAGACTGAAACAGCCTAGCGAGAGTAACTTTATACAGCTCGCTGCTGAACAGGAGGAGAAGACACCCTGTTATTGCTAA
- the zgc:101559 gene encoding Ras-related protein Rab-33B-like (The RefSeq protein has 1 substitution compared to this genomic sequence), giving the protein MAIENTTGSNEFATIYTRESLANDSCQEYDGPQARVFKIIVIGDSNVGKTCLTYRFCGGKFLSNPEATIGVDFRERTLQLDGENIKLQIWDTAGQERFRKSMVEHYYRNVHAIIFVYDVTSLASFESLPEWIEECNHHSVPPMVPRILVGNKCDLRESREVSTFLAQRLADSYNFPLFETSARDLAEKEHVDAIFLTLAYRLKNHRPLRLKQPSESNFIQLAAEQEEKTPCYC; this is encoded by the exons ATGGCAATAGAAAACACAACGGGCAGCAATGAATTCGCGACGATTTACACCAGAGAGAGTCTCGCGAATGACTCGTGTCAGGAATATGATGGTCCTCAGGCGAGGGTCTTTAAGATAATAGTCATTGGGGATTCAAATGTTGGAAAAACCTGCCTAACGTACCGGTTTTGCGGTGGTAAATTTCTCAGCAATCCCGAGGCAACAATTGGTGTAGATTTCAGAGAGAGGACCCTGCAACTTGATGGGGAAAACATAAAG TTGCAGATCTGGGACACGGCTGGTCAGGAGCGTTTCAGGAAGAGTATGGTGGAGCATTACTACCGAAATGTCCATGCCATCATCTTCGTCTACGATGTGACCAGTCTGGCTTCATTTGAGAGTCTGCCGGAGTGGATTGAGGAGTGCAACCATCACTCAGTTCCTCCCATGGTCCCCCGCATCCTAGTTGGGAACAAATGTGACTTAAGAGAAAGCAGAGAAGTATCTACGTTTTTAGCTCAGCGACTGGCTGATAGCTACAACTTTCCCCTTTTTGAGACGTCTGCAAGAGACCTTGCAGAAAAAGAGCACGTAGATGCCATTTTCCTCACGTTGGCCTACAGGCTGAAGAATCACAAGCCGTTGAGACTGAAACAGCCTAGCGAGAGTAACTTTATACAGCTCGCTGCTGAACAGGAGGAGAAGACACCCTGTTATTGCTAA